Proteins co-encoded in one Tursiops truncatus isolate mTurTru1 chromosome 17, mTurTru1.mat.Y, whole genome shotgun sequence genomic window:
- the CCNE2 gene encoding G1/S-specific cyclin-E2 isoform X1 has protein sequence MSRRSSRLQAKQQPQPSQTDSPQETQIIQAKKRKTAQDVKKRKEEVIKKHQYEIRNCWPPVLSGGISPCIIIETPHKEIGTSDFSRFTNYRFKNLFINPSPLPDLSWGCSQDVWLNMLKKETRYVHDKHFEVLHSELEPQMRSILLDWLLEVCEVYTLHRETFYLAQDFFDRFMLTQKDINKNMLQLIGITSLFIASKLEEIYAPKLQEFAYVTDGACSEEDILRMELIILKALKWELCPVTVISWLNLFLQVDALKDAPKVLLPQYSQEKFIQIAQLLDLCILAIDSLEFQYRILAAAALCHFTSREVVKKASGLEWDNISECVDWMVPFVSIVTSTSPVKLKVFKKISMEDRHNIQTHTNYLAMLDEVNYINTFRKGGQLSPVCNGGIMTPPKSTEKPPGKH, from the exons ATGTCAAGACGCAG TAGCCGTTTACAAGCTAAACAGCAGCCCCAGCCCAGTCAGACGGATTCCCCACAAGAAACCCAGATAATTCAGGCCAAGAAGAGAAAAACGGCCCAG gatgtcaaaaaaagaaaagaggaggtcATCAAGAAACATCAGTATGAGATTAGG aattgTTGGCCACCTGTATTATCTGGGGGGATCAGTCCTTGCATTATCATTGAAACACCCCACAAAGAAATAGGAACAAGCGACTTCTCCAGATTTAcaaattacagatttaaaaatcttttcattaaTCCTTCACCTTTGCCTGATTTAAG CTGGGGATGTTCACAGGATGTTTGGCTAAACATGTTAAAAAAGGAGACCAGATATGTTCATGACAAACATTTTGAAGTTCTGCATTCTGAATTGGAACCACAGATGAGGTCAATACTTCTAGACTGGCTTTTAGAG GTGTGTGAAGTATACACACTTCATAGGGAAACATTTTATCTTGCGCAAGACTTTTTTGATAGATTTATGTTGACACAAaaggatataaataaaaatatgcttcaACTCATTGGAATTACCTCATTATTCATTGCTTCCAAACTTGAG gaaatctaCGCTCCTAAGCTGCAAGAGTTTGCTTATGTCACTGATGGTGCTTGCAGTGAAGAGGATATCTTAAGGATGGAACTCATTATATTAAAG GCTTTAAAATGGGAACTTTGTCCTGTAACAGTCATCTCCTGGCTAAATCTCTTCCTCCAAGTTGATGCTCTTAAAGATGCTCCTAAAGTTCTTCTACCTCAGTATTCTCAGGAAAAGTTCATTCAGATAGCTCag CTTTTAGATCTGTGTATTCTTGCCATCGATTCATTAGAGTTCCAGTACAGAATACTCGCTGCTGCTGCCTTGTGCCATTTTACCTCTCGTGAAGTGGTTAAGAAAGCCTCAG GTTTGGAATGGGACAACATTTCTGAATGTGTAGACTGGATGGTGCCTTTTGTCAGCATAGTAACAAGTACTAGCCCAGTGAAGCTGAAGGTTTTTAAGAAGATTTCTATGGAAGACAGACACAATATACAGACACATACAAATTATCTGGCTATGCTG GATGAAGTAAATTATATAAACACCTTCAGAAAGGGGGGACAGTTGTCACCAGTTTGCAATGGAGGCATTATGACACCACCGAAGAGCACTGAAAAACCACCAGGAAAACACTAA
- the CCNE2 gene encoding G1/S-specific cyclin-E2 isoform X2 has product MSRRSSRLQAKQQPQPSQTDSPQETQIIQAKKRKTAQNCWPPVLSGGISPCIIIETPHKEIGTSDFSRFTNYRFKNLFINPSPLPDLSWGCSQDVWLNMLKKETRYVHDKHFEVLHSELEPQMRSILLDWLLEVCEVYTLHRETFYLAQDFFDRFMLTQKDINKNMLQLIGITSLFIASKLEEIYAPKLQEFAYVTDGACSEEDILRMELIILKALKWELCPVTVISWLNLFLQVDALKDAPKVLLPQYSQEKFIQIAQLLDLCILAIDSLEFQYRILAAAALCHFTSREVVKKASGLEWDNISECVDWMVPFVSIVTSTSPVKLKVFKKISMEDRHNIQTHTNYLAMLDEVNYINTFRKGGQLSPVCNGGIMTPPKSTEKPPGKH; this is encoded by the exons ATGTCAAGACGCAG TAGCCGTTTACAAGCTAAACAGCAGCCCCAGCCCAGTCAGACGGATTCCCCACAAGAAACCCAGATAATTCAGGCCAAGAAGAGAAAAACGGCCCAG aattgTTGGCCACCTGTATTATCTGGGGGGATCAGTCCTTGCATTATCATTGAAACACCCCACAAAGAAATAGGAACAAGCGACTTCTCCAGATTTAcaaattacagatttaaaaatcttttcattaaTCCTTCACCTTTGCCTGATTTAAG CTGGGGATGTTCACAGGATGTTTGGCTAAACATGTTAAAAAAGGAGACCAGATATGTTCATGACAAACATTTTGAAGTTCTGCATTCTGAATTGGAACCACAGATGAGGTCAATACTTCTAGACTGGCTTTTAGAG GTGTGTGAAGTATACACACTTCATAGGGAAACATTTTATCTTGCGCAAGACTTTTTTGATAGATTTATGTTGACACAAaaggatataaataaaaatatgcttcaACTCATTGGAATTACCTCATTATTCATTGCTTCCAAACTTGAG gaaatctaCGCTCCTAAGCTGCAAGAGTTTGCTTATGTCACTGATGGTGCTTGCAGTGAAGAGGATATCTTAAGGATGGAACTCATTATATTAAAG GCTTTAAAATGGGAACTTTGTCCTGTAACAGTCATCTCCTGGCTAAATCTCTTCCTCCAAGTTGATGCTCTTAAAGATGCTCCTAAAGTTCTTCTACCTCAGTATTCTCAGGAAAAGTTCATTCAGATAGCTCag CTTTTAGATCTGTGTATTCTTGCCATCGATTCATTAGAGTTCCAGTACAGAATACTCGCTGCTGCTGCCTTGTGCCATTTTACCTCTCGTGAAGTGGTTAAGAAAGCCTCAG GTTTGGAATGGGACAACATTTCTGAATGTGTAGACTGGATGGTGCCTTTTGTCAGCATAGTAACAAGTACTAGCCCAGTGAAGCTGAAGGTTTTTAAGAAGATTTCTATGGAAGACAGACACAATATACAGACACATACAAATTATCTGGCTATGCTG GATGAAGTAAATTATATAAACACCTTCAGAAAGGGGGGACAGTTGTCACCAGTTTGCAATGGAGGCATTATGACACCACCGAAGAGCACTGAAAAACCACCAGGAAAACACTAA
- the CCNE2 gene encoding G1/S-specific cyclin-E2 isoform X3 produces MSRRSSRLQAKQQPQPSQTDSPQETQIIQAKKRKTAQDVKKRKEEVIKKHQYEIRNCWPPVLSGGISPCIIIETPHKEIGTSDFSRFTNYRFKNLFINPSPLPDLSWGCSQDVWLNMLKKETRYVHDKHFEVLHSELEPQMRSILLDWLLEEIYAPKLQEFAYVTDGACSEEDILRMELIILKALKWELCPVTVISWLNLFLQVDALKDAPKVLLPQYSQEKFIQIAQLLDLCILAIDSLEFQYRILAAAALCHFTSREVVKKASGLEWDNISECVDWMVPFVSIVTSTSPVKLKVFKKISMEDRHNIQTHTNYLAMLDEVNYINTFRKGGQLSPVCNGGIMTPPKSTEKPPGKH; encoded by the exons ATGTCAAGACGCAG TAGCCGTTTACAAGCTAAACAGCAGCCCCAGCCCAGTCAGACGGATTCCCCACAAGAAACCCAGATAATTCAGGCCAAGAAGAGAAAAACGGCCCAG gatgtcaaaaaaagaaaagaggaggtcATCAAGAAACATCAGTATGAGATTAGG aattgTTGGCCACCTGTATTATCTGGGGGGATCAGTCCTTGCATTATCATTGAAACACCCCACAAAGAAATAGGAACAAGCGACTTCTCCAGATTTAcaaattacagatttaaaaatcttttcattaaTCCTTCACCTTTGCCTGATTTAAG CTGGGGATGTTCACAGGATGTTTGGCTAAACATGTTAAAAAAGGAGACCAGATATGTTCATGACAAACATTTTGAAGTTCTGCATTCTGAATTGGAACCACAGATGAGGTCAATACTTCTAGACTGGCTTTTAGAG gaaatctaCGCTCCTAAGCTGCAAGAGTTTGCTTATGTCACTGATGGTGCTTGCAGTGAAGAGGATATCTTAAGGATGGAACTCATTATATTAAAG GCTTTAAAATGGGAACTTTGTCCTGTAACAGTCATCTCCTGGCTAAATCTCTTCCTCCAAGTTGATGCTCTTAAAGATGCTCCTAAAGTTCTTCTACCTCAGTATTCTCAGGAAAAGTTCATTCAGATAGCTCag CTTTTAGATCTGTGTATTCTTGCCATCGATTCATTAGAGTTCCAGTACAGAATACTCGCTGCTGCTGCCTTGTGCCATTTTACCTCTCGTGAAGTGGTTAAGAAAGCCTCAG GTTTGGAATGGGACAACATTTCTGAATGTGTAGACTGGATGGTGCCTTTTGTCAGCATAGTAACAAGTACTAGCCCAGTGAAGCTGAAGGTTTTTAAGAAGATTTCTATGGAAGACAGACACAATATACAGACACATACAAATTATCTGGCTATGCTG GATGAAGTAAATTATATAAACACCTTCAGAAAGGGGGGACAGTTGTCACCAGTTTGCAATGGAGGCATTATGACACCACCGAAGAGCACTGAAAAACCACCAGGAAAACACTAA